One Bifidobacteriaceae bacterium DNA segment encodes these proteins:
- the tsaE gene encoding tRNA (adenosine(37)-N6)-threonylcarbamoyltransferase complex ATPase subunit type 1 TsaE, with protein MTAGPTATVGLPTAEHTRALGRRLAGLTRAGDLLILSGDLGAGKTTLVQGLGEGLGVRGRISSPTFVIARFHPVLGAGPGLLHVDAYRLDGLDQLDDLDLDTEAEAAVTAVEWGAGLAERLAADRLEITLDRPHGEGAGRQEERRARLDGIGHRWRGVNLAELASVASPAGPGGRDVAG; from the coding sequence TTGACCGCCGGCCCAACCGCCACTGTGGGGCTTCCCACGGCCGAGCACACCCGCGCCCTGGGGCGGCGCCTGGCCGGATTAACGCGCGCGGGCGACCTGCTGATTCTCTCCGGGGACCTGGGGGCCGGCAAGACCACGTTGGTGCAAGGTCTGGGCGAAGGGCTGGGTGTGCGCGGAAGGATTAGCTCGCCGACTTTTGTGATCGCCCGCTTCCACCCCGTCCTGGGTGCCGGGCCGGGCTTGCTGCACGTGGACGCATACCGTCTGGACGGCTTGGACCAGCTCGACGACCTTGACCTGGACACCGAGGCCGAGGCGGCCGTGACCGCCGTCGAATGGGGTGCGGGCCTGGCCGAGCGGCTGGCCGCCGACAGGCTGGAGATTACCCTCGACCGTCCCCACGGCGAGGGGGCTGGAAGGCAAGAGGAGCGGCGGGCGCGGCTGGACGGCATCGGGCACCGTTGGCGGGGCGTCAACCTGGCGGAACTGGCGAGCGTTGCCTCGCCCGCCGGTCCGGGCGGACGGGACGTGGCGGGTTAG
- a CDS encoding bifunctional ADP-dependent NAD(P)H-hydrate dehydratase/NAD(P)H-hydrate epimerase encodes MISSYTAAQVDSAERAVMERLPQGELMARAAQAAANVILGELRKRRGNAAGGTVFLLVGTGNNGGDALFAGARLAGRGVAVTAVAVGVRVHQAGRAAFEAAGGRLRTIAEGGPGIYTPIEQVAEQARGCDVIVDALLGIGSRGPLSGHSAALVTTLIVEAGLDAPLRYRRQTRPTVVAVDLPSGIGVDDGSVGGQVLPADVTVTFGAYKPAALLPPASGLFGRVELVDLGLAPHLEEAGAPTARRIQAADALGLWPVPRRSDHKYSRGVLGVVAGSETYPGAAVLTTAAAVATGVGMVRYLGPDRAVERVLSRRPEVVPGGGRVNAWALGPGVAPGADDQISRIGRALKWAKAERVPSVLDAGGFQLLPEAPARLDPWIILTPHAGEMATLLSDRGVATERSQVERQPVAYAKLAAELVGGTILLKGPATVIAGQDDSLYVEDEGTPWLATAGTGDVLTGLIGALLAGHGDSVAIVPELPAQLAALGAMVHGRAAVRACGADAAAGSIGKPIAALDVIQALPDTIESLLRR; translated from the coding sequence ATGATTTCCAGTTATACCGCCGCTCAAGTCGATTCCGCCGAGAGGGCCGTGATGGAGCGGCTCCCGCAAGGCGAGTTGATGGCCCGCGCCGCCCAGGCGGCTGCCAATGTGATCCTGGGAGAGCTCCGGAAACGGCGCGGCAACGCAGCGGGAGGCACGGTCTTCCTGCTGGTCGGCACCGGCAACAACGGGGGCGACGCGCTGTTCGCCGGGGCCCGGCTGGCGGGCCGGGGCGTGGCCGTGACGGCGGTGGCCGTGGGCGTCCGCGTCCACCAGGCGGGACGGGCCGCGTTCGAGGCGGCCGGCGGCCGCCTGCGCACCATCGCGGAGGGCGGGCCCGGCATTTACACGCCGATCGAGCAGGTCGCCGAACAGGCCCGCGGCTGCGACGTGATTGTGGACGCGCTGCTCGGCATCGGCTCGCGCGGCCCCCTCTCCGGGCATTCGGCCGCGCTGGTCACCACCCTGATTGTGGAGGCCGGGCTGGACGCGCCGCTGCGCTACCGGCGCCAAACGCGGCCCACGGTGGTGGCTGTGGACTTGCCGAGCGGGATCGGCGTCGATGACGGCTCGGTGGGCGGACAGGTTTTGCCGGCGGACGTGACGGTGACCTTTGGCGCTTACAAGCCGGCGGCGCTGCTGCCGCCCGCCTCGGGGCTGTTCGGGAGGGTCGAACTGGTCGACTTGGGCCTGGCGCCGCACCTGGAGGAGGCGGGGGCGCCCACGGCCCGGCGGATTCAGGCGGCCGACGCGTTGGGGCTGTGGCCGGTGCCGCGCCGGTCGGACCACAAGTACAGCCGAGGCGTGCTCGGGGTGGTGGCCGGTTCGGAGACCTATCCGGGCGCGGCGGTGCTGACCACGGCCGCCGCCGTCGCCACCGGCGTCGGCATGGTGCGTTACCTGGGGCCGGACCGGGCGGTGGAACGGGTGCTGTCGCGGCGGCCGGAGGTGGTGCCGGGCGGCGGGCGCGTGAACGCGTGGGCGCTGGGGCCCGGCGTGGCCCCCGGCGCGGATGACCAAATCTCCCGCATTGGGCGGGCGTTGAAGTGGGCCAAGGCCGAACGGGTCCCGTCGGTGCTGGACGCCGGAGGGTTCCAGCTTCTGCCGGAGGCGCCCGCTCGGCTTGACCCGTGGATCATCTTGACGCCCCACGCGGGCGAGATGGCCACGTTGCTGAGCGACCGGGGAGTGGCGACCGAGCGCTCCCAGGTTGAGCGGCAGCCGGTGGCCTACGCCAAGCTCGCGGCCGAGTTGGTCGGGGGCACCATCTTGCTGAAAGGCCCGGCCACTGTGATCGCGGGCCAGGACGATTCGCTTTACGTGGAGGACGAGGGCACCCCGTGGCTGGCCACGGCGGGCACCGGCGACGTTCTGACGGGCCTGATCGGCGCGCTGCTGGCCGGACACGGCGACTCGGTGGCGATTGTGCCGGAGCTCCCGGCCCAACTGGCGGCCTTGGGCGCCATGGTCCACGGCCGGGCGGCGGTCCGGGCGTGCGGCGCGGACGCGGCCGCCGGCTCGATCGGCAAACCGATCGCCGCCCTGGACGTGATCCAGGCCCTCCCGGACACAATCGAGTCCCTCCTCCGCCGCTAA
- a CDS encoding class I SAM-dependent methyltransferase: MDLEDVALLTSDQGRYLLARLPEYDPALAIKLSDGLRQRGVDPKLAAAALTQSRLRAKARAKFGEFADQLLFTDHGLQQATRLEVAARHAQRYLGCGAPEGTHVADLTGGVGADALAMAALGLRVTVYERDPVTAAVARANLAAFPEARVVAADSLEQDLSKADALFADPSRRTDAGRRVFDPAAYDPPLDRLIELADTHPLGVKVAPGIAHRAVPPAAEAQWVSVNGDVVEAALWFGRLRSPAARQHADGPFRTVLVLRRGRAHHLTQGLPWRGTNPAADAVRPPNVPVPASPADPRPSARQKDGPASPAADAVRPLQVHHPDSAGAPVERLATGPLQEFIYEPDGAVIRASLIAEAAASLGSATLVSDRIAYVTADAADPQNPFLTGYRVQDAFPFNLKRLRGYLREHGIGQVVVKKRGTAVDPAELRKRLTLKGDEAAVVILTRLGARQSVVIAQPLTARKDSP, translated from the coding sequence GTGGATCTGGAGGATGTGGCGCTGTTGACCTCCGACCAGGGCCGTTATCTCCTTGCCAGGCTTCCCGAATACGACCCGGCGCTCGCCATCAAGCTGTCAGACGGCTTGCGCCAGCGCGGAGTCGACCCGAAACTGGCCGCCGCCGCGCTCACGCAGAGCCGCTTGCGGGCCAAGGCGCGCGCCAAGTTCGGCGAGTTCGCGGATCAGCTGCTGTTCACCGACCACGGGTTGCAGCAGGCCACCCGGTTGGAGGTCGCCGCCCGCCACGCCCAGCGCTACTTGGGGTGCGGCGCGCCGGAGGGGACCCATGTGGCGGACCTGACCGGAGGGGTCGGCGCGGACGCCCTCGCCATGGCCGCCCTCGGCCTGCGGGTGACGGTCTACGAACGCGACCCCGTCACCGCCGCCGTGGCCCGCGCGAACCTGGCCGCCTTCCCCGAGGCGCGAGTGGTCGCCGCCGATTCCCTCGAACAAGACCTTTCCAAAGCCGACGCCCTCTTCGCGGACCCCTCCCGCCGCACTGACGCCGGCCGGCGCGTCTTCGACCCGGCCGCCTACGATCCGCCCCTCGACCGCCTCATTGAACTGGCCGACACGCATCCGCTTGGGGTGAAGGTCGCGCCCGGCATTGCCCACCGCGCCGTCCCGCCCGCCGCCGAGGCCCAGTGGGTCTCAGTGAACGGCGACGTCGTGGAGGCCGCCCTCTGGTTCGGCCGCCTCCGCTCCCCCGCCGCCCGCCAGCACGCCGACGGCCCCTTTCGCACCGTTTTGGTCCTCCGCCGCGGCCGCGCCCACCACCTGACCCAAGGCCTGCCTTGGCGAGGCACAAACCCCGCCGCCGATGCCGTCCGCCCACCCAACGTCCCCGTCCCTGCATCCCCCGCCGACCCCCGGCCGTCAGCCCGCCAGAAAGACGGCCCGGCCAGCCCCGCCGCCGATGCCGTCCGCCCGCTCCAGGTCCACCACCCGGACTCTGCGGGCGCCCCCGTCGAGCGCCTGGCCACCGGTCCCCTCCAAGAGTTCATTTACGAGCCGGATGGGGCCGTCATCCGCGCGTCCCTGATCGCGGAGGCCGCCGCCTCCCTCGGCTCGGCGACCCTGGTGAGCGACCGGATCGCTTACGTGACGGCCGACGCGGCGGATCCCCAAAACCCGTTCCTGACCGGCTACCGGGTGCAAGACGCCTTCCCGTTCAACCTGAAACGGTTGCGGGGCTATCTGCGGGAGCACGGCATCGGGCAAGTGGTTGTAAAGAAGCGCGGCACCGCGGTGGACCCGGCCGAACTGCGCAAACGCCTGACCCTGAAAGGCGACGAGGCAGCCGTTGTCATCCTGACGCGACTGGGTGCGCGACAATCGGTGGTGATCGCTCAACCCCTGACCGCCCGGAAGGACTCGCCATGA
- the rimI gene encoding ribosomal protein S18-alanine N-acetyltransferase: MSEPDAPPGQPPENQTVVRVARPDDIGRLVELERVAFGTEAWTPEMVAGELAGPHRRYFVVEAGGRVVGYAGVFLGLDVAEVMTIAVEPAARGLGLGRRLMETLLDQARRGGLKQVVLEVAVDSAPAIGLYESLGFAQIGRRPRYYQPSGRDALVMRLRLS, translated from the coding sequence GTGAGCGAGCCTGACGCTCCTCCAGGCCAGCCGCCTGAGAACCAGACGGTGGTGCGGGTGGCGCGGCCGGACGACATCGGACGTCTGGTCGAACTTGAGCGTGTGGCGTTCGGGACAGAGGCGTGGACGCCGGAAATGGTGGCGGGGGAACTGGCTGGCCCCCACCGCCGCTATTTCGTGGTCGAGGCTGGCGGCCGGGTGGTCGGCTACGCCGGCGTCTTCTTGGGGCTGGACGTCGCCGAGGTCATGACGATCGCGGTCGAACCGGCCGCGCGCGGGCTGGGCCTGGGCCGCCGGTTGATGGAAACCCTGCTGGATCAGGCGCGCCGGGGCGGGCTGAAGCAGGTCGTTTTGGAGGTCGCGGTCGATTCAGCACCCGCGATCGGCCTCTACGAGTCGCTGGGTTTCGCGCAGATTGGACGGCGGCCCCGCTACTACCAGCCCTCCGGCCGCGACGCCTTGGTGATGCGCCTGCGGCTGAGTTGA
- a CDS encoding EamA family transporter yields MPQARPIGLKAALILAVAAQLSVNAGSGFAVRAFDLASPAAMVVFRNGLSALVLLVVFRPRLRGISREGWRATIAYGLSMVVMNSFFYEAIDLIPVGPAVTMEMLGPLALSVVLVRRWRAWLWAALALAGVATLSGFSLAGVNVLGTVFILIAGAAWACYILAARWVGRCWPSGDGLAIGLAVAALASLPRGLPDLIAPAVTLEAVGWGALVALLGTLVPYGLEMVALRGMSAATFGVTSALAPASAALFGWMIAGQGMDWWAAGGMVLVMAASAGAARDEALGRAL; encoded by the coding sequence GTGCCCCAAGCCCGTCCCATCGGCCTGAAAGCCGCCCTGATCCTGGCGGTCGCGGCCCAGTTGTCGGTTAATGCGGGCTCCGGGTTCGCGGTCAGGGCTTTTGACCTGGCCAGCCCGGCGGCCATGGTCGTTTTCCGGAACGGCCTGTCCGCGCTGGTGCTGCTGGTGGTGTTCCGGCCCCGGCTGCGCGGGATCAGCCGCGAGGGCTGGCGGGCGACAATCGCCTACGGGCTCTCCATGGTGGTCATGAACAGCTTCTTTTACGAGGCGATCGACCTGATCCCGGTCGGCCCGGCCGTCACCATGGAGATGCTGGGGCCGTTGGCCCTGTCCGTTGTCTTGGTGCGGCGCTGGCGGGCCTGGCTCTGGGCGGCGCTGGCGTTGGCGGGGGTCGCCACGCTGTCCGGGTTTTCGCTGGCCGGGGTCAACGTCTTGGGCACCGTTTTCATCCTGATCGCGGGAGCGGCGTGGGCTTGCTACATCCTCGCGGCCCGCTGGGTGGGACGGTGCTGGCCCAGCGGCGACGGCCTGGCGATCGGCCTGGCGGTGGCCGCCCTGGCCTCCTTGCCCCGCGGCCTGCCGGACCTGATAGCGCCCGCCGTGACGTTGGAGGCGGTCGGCTGGGGGGCCCTGGTAGCGCTGCTCGGCACCTTGGTGCCCTACGGCCTGGAGATGGTCGCCCTGCGCGGTATGTCGGCCGCCACCTTCGGCGTCACGAGCGCCCTGGCGCCAGCCTCGGCGGCACTGTTCGGCTGGATGATCGCGGGGCAGGGGATGGACTGGTGGGCTGCGGGCGGAATGGTCCTGGTCATGGCCGCGTCGGCGGGGGCCGCCCGCGACGAGGCCCTGGGGCGCGCCCTATAA
- a CDS encoding glutamate--cysteine ligase — protein sequence MTLPFAASPRSTVGIEWEVALVDRDSGDLRQVAQTILESVRLPDGQPYPGILQEFLLNTVEAASQPSRTIREAITDIDQLIGLIRAAADPLRVDLMAAGTHPFARWEGQIVTNKERYLRLVDRTQWWGRQMLIYGVHTHVGVEDRRKVLPIVRGLLCYLPHLQALSASSPYWGGAATGYASNRALMFQQLPTAGLPFQFDEWPELEAYVADMLHTGVIDVFNEIRWDIRPAPRFGTVEVRVCDSLPTLREVAAVSALVQCLVEEFSSLLDAGQDVPTMPTWFVQENKWRSARYGMEAIIILNRAGDEQLVTEHLPQVLARLEPVAARLDCLEELDFIHQIIAAGASYQRQRAVAAAHAGELGPVVTSLVREMEANRPGG from the coding sequence ATGACATTGCCGTTCGCCGCCTCGCCACGCTCGACGGTCGGGATCGAATGGGAGGTCGCGCTGGTGGACCGGGATTCGGGCGACCTGCGGCAGGTGGCCCAAACCATCTTGGAGTCCGTGCGGCTGCCGGACGGGCAACCTTACCCGGGGATTCTGCAAGAGTTCCTGCTCAACACCGTGGAGGCGGCCTCGCAGCCGTCGCGGACCATTCGCGAGGCGATCACGGACATCGACCAGTTGATCGGCCTGATCCGGGCGGCGGCGGACCCGCTGCGGGTGGACTTGATGGCGGCGGGCACGCACCCGTTCGCGCGCTGGGAGGGCCAAATCGTCACCAACAAGGAGCGCTACCTGCGGCTGGTGGACCGCACGCAATGGTGGGGGCGCCAGATGCTGATTTACGGCGTCCACACCCATGTGGGAGTCGAGGACCGCCGCAAGGTCCTGCCGATCGTCCGGGGTCTGCTCTGCTATCTGCCGCATTTGCAGGCCCTGTCCGCCTCGTCGCCGTATTGGGGAGGGGCGGCCACCGGTTACGCCTCGAATCGGGCCCTGATGTTTCAGCAACTGCCGACCGCGGGGCTGCCGTTCCAGTTCGACGAATGGCCTGAGCTTGAGGCTTACGTGGCCGACATGCTCCACACCGGCGTGATCGACGTGTTCAACGAGATCCGCTGGGACATCCGCCCCGCGCCCCGGTTCGGCACCGTGGAGGTGCGGGTCTGCGACTCGCTGCCCACCCTGCGGGAGGTCGCGGCGGTTTCCGCCCTGGTGCAATGCCTGGTCGAAGAGTTCTCCTCCCTGCTCGACGCCGGCCAGGACGTGCCGACCATGCCGACCTGGTTTGTCCAGGAGAACAAGTGGCGGTCGGCGCGCTACGGCATGGAGGCCATCATCATCTTGAACCGCGCCGGCGACGAGCAGTTGGTCACCGAGCACTTGCCGCAGGTGCTGGCGCGCCTCGAACCGGTGGCGGCGCGCCTGGACTGCCTCGAAGAGTTGGACTTCATCCATCAGATCATCGCCGCGGGCGCGTCCTACCAGCGGCAACGCGCGGTCGCGGCCGCCCACGCCGGCGAACTGGGCCCGGTGGTGACCTCCTTGGTCCGCGAAATGGAGGCGAACCGGCCAGGCGGGTGA
- a CDS encoding GNAT family N-acetyltransferase has translation MTRFSAPQPLAESCQVADFDCGDESLNRWLANRAWRNQVGGASRAYVAAPLGDPLAVAGFYALAAGEVRRVGLPGHVRRNMPEPVPVVVLGRLAVDLRYQGAGLGSALLGDAVRRAARAAGVIGIRAMVVQALDGAEDFYARLGFAESPPGSGRFVATIARLAASMAVADQA, from the coding sequence GTGACGCGGTTCAGCGCGCCTCAACCTTTGGCCGAATCGTGCCAGGTGGCGGATTTCGACTGCGGAGACGAATCGCTCAACCGCTGGTTGGCTAACCGGGCGTGGCGCAATCAGGTTGGGGGAGCGAGCCGCGCCTACGTGGCGGCGCCCCTCGGCGATCCGCTGGCGGTTGCCGGATTCTACGCGCTGGCGGCCGGTGAGGTCCGCCGGGTCGGCTTGCCCGGCCACGTGCGGCGCAACATGCCAGAACCGGTTCCCGTGGTGGTCCTGGGCCGGCTGGCAGTCGACCTCCGTTACCAGGGGGCGGGCCTGGGGTCCGCGTTGTTGGGGGACGCGGTCCGGCGGGCCGCGCGAGCGGCCGGCGTGATCGGCATCCGCGCCATGGTGGTCCAAGCCCTCGACGGCGCCGAGGACTTTTACGCGCGCCTGGGTTTCGCCGAATCGCCGCCCGGATCGGGGCGGTTTGTGGCGACCATAGCGCGGCTGGCCGCCTCCATGGCCGTGGCTGATCAGGCGTGA
- the alr gene encoding alanine racemase → MSHSRLIVDLGAIRANAARLLEAANGAELMAVVKANAYGHGAAPVARAAIEAGASYLGAAQLAEALDVAAALGAARRGARILAWIYGPDAPFGAGIENGIELGVSSEPALDAIAEAARALGEPAVVHLKLDTGLGRAGAPRDRWEGLVRRSLALAAEGAVELRGAWSHFAYADDPGNPTIAAQMEAFADGLALAERLGASFEVRHLANSAALLTGLPVTYDLVRPGLALYGLSPVPEVASPAELGLRPAMTFESFLSLVKTVPAGQGLSYGHAYVTPVRTVTGLVPLGYADGIPRAASNAGPARVGGRNLKVAGRVCMDQFVLDLGPDAPDRAGDRVVLFGPGADGEPTAQHWADAVGTISYEITTRLPAHLERVYVNASPGPVPPPGGEATSQGIGARPGEGAEPAGTAAQSPDRDGRPRAGAER, encoded by the coding sequence ATGAGCCACTCGCGCCTGATCGTGGACCTCGGGGCCATCCGCGCCAACGCCGCCCGTCTGCTTGAAGCCGCCAACGGCGCCGAGTTGATGGCGGTCGTCAAAGCCAACGCCTACGGGCATGGGGCCGCGCCGGTGGCCCGCGCGGCCATCGAGGCGGGGGCCTCCTACCTGGGGGCCGCCCAGTTGGCGGAAGCGCTCGACGTGGCCGCGGCCCTGGGCGCGGCGCGGCGCGGCGCGCGAATCCTCGCCTGGATCTACGGGCCGGACGCCCCCTTTGGCGCCGGGATTGAAAACGGGATTGAACTGGGGGTCTCCTCCGAACCGGCCCTGGACGCCATCGCGGAAGCCGCCCGCGCGCTGGGGGAACCGGCCGTGGTCCATCTGAAACTCGACACGGGCCTGGGGCGGGCGGGCGCGCCGCGCGACCGCTGGGAGGGCCTGGTGCGCCGGTCGCTGGCGTTGGCCGCAGAGGGCGCCGTCGAACTGCGGGGCGCCTGGAGCCACTTCGCCTACGCGGACGATCCGGGGAACCCGACCATCGCCGCGCAAATGGAGGCCTTCGCAGACGGGCTGGCGCTGGCGGAGCGCCTGGGCGCCAGCTTCGAGGTGCGCCACCTCGCCAACTCGGCGGCTTTGTTGACCGGCCTGCCGGTCACGTACGACCTGGTCAGGCCCGGTTTGGCGCTGTACGGCCTGAGCCCTGTCCCGGAGGTGGCCAGCCCGGCCGAATTGGGCCTCAGGCCCGCCATGACCTTCGAGTCTTTCCTGTCCCTGGTCAAGACCGTTCCGGCCGGGCAAGGGCTGTCCTACGGGCACGCCTACGTGACGCCCGTCCGCACGGTCACGGGGCTGGTGCCGCTCGGCTACGCGGACGGGATCCCGCGCGCCGCCTCCAACGCGGGCCCGGCGCGGGTGGGCGGCCGCAACCTGAAGGTCGCCGGACGGGTCTGCATGGACCAGTTCGTCCTGGACCTCGGCCCGGACGCCCCCGACCGGGCGGGCGACCGCGTGGTCCTCTTCGGGCCCGGAGCAGACGGAGAACCCACCGCCCAACACTGGGCCGATGCCGTCGGCACCATTTCCTACGAAATCACCACCCGGTTGCCCGCTCACCTCGAGCGGGTCTACGTGAACGCGTCCCCAGGGCCGGTGCCGCCGCCCGGCGGGGAGGCGACGTCCCAAGGGATTGGGGCGCGGCCGGGAGAGGGCGCGGAACCGGCGGGCACGGCCGCCCAGTCGCCGGATCGAGATGGCCGCCCCCGCGCGGGGGCGGAGCGTTGA
- a CDS encoding DUF1778 domain-containing protein, with protein MSSAQVVKSERLAARVTEAQKRLVERAAKAEGTSVADFTVAAAVERAREVLSNRTLLELEPAEWESFCSALDQPPEPMPGLVELLRRPSVFAP; from the coding sequence GTGTCCAGCGCGCAGGTGGTGAAGAGCGAACGGTTGGCGGCCCGCGTCACGGAAGCGCAGAAGCGCCTGGTCGAGCGGGCGGCCAAGGCCGAGGGGACCTCGGTCGCCGATTTCACGGTCGCCGCGGCGGTGGAGCGCGCCCGCGAAGTCCTGTCAAACCGCACGCTGTTGGAATTGGAGCCGGCCGAATGGGAATCGTTCTGCTCGGCGCTTGACCAGCCGCCGGAGCCAATGCCGGGCCTGGTCGAACTGCTGCGCCGCCCCTCCGTCTTCGCGCCGTGA
- the tsaB gene encoding tRNA (adenosine(37)-N6)-threonylcarbamoyltransferase complex dimerization subunit type 1 TsaB has protein sequence MTDSYLPGPVLGLSAAGPSAVGLAVPGEADRSATHDQPRAHVESMAPMVAEVLDRAGLSPRDLAAIAVGRGPAPYTGLRIALATAQTLGLALDRPVWGISDLDVLAADAARRLHLQSGVSVLAVLDAKRREVYWARYRVDAADMLDGLTRLEGPSVSAPAVVPAASIVVGPGAERHADQLTPVVGEAVGVDPALLARLAAWRAAAGAPVPAQPIYLRRPDVAAPAPRKRATP, from the coding sequence GTGACCGATTCATATCTGCCCGGCCCGGTCCTGGGCCTCAGCGCCGCGGGGCCGAGCGCCGTGGGCCTGGCGGTCCCCGGCGAAGCCGACCGGTCGGCGACCCACGACCAGCCCAGAGCCCATGTCGAGTCCATGGCGCCAATGGTGGCGGAGGTGTTGGACCGGGCGGGATTGTCCCCGCGCGACCTGGCCGCCATCGCCGTGGGGCGCGGCCCCGCCCCGTACACGGGCCTGCGGATCGCCCTCGCCACTGCCCAGACGCTGGGCCTGGCGCTCGACCGTCCGGTTTGGGGCATTTCAGACTTGGACGTCCTCGCCGCCGATGCCGCCCGCCGCCTCCATCTCCAATCCGGCGTTTCCGTTTTGGCGGTTTTGGACGCCAAACGACGCGAGGTCTACTGGGCCCGTTACAGGGTTGACGCGGCCGACATGCTCGACGGGCTGACCAGGTTGGAGGGCCCGTCGGTGAGCGCGCCCGCGGTGGTCCCGGCGGCGTCAATCGTGGTGGGGCCCGGCGCGGAGCGCCACGCGGACCAATTGACGCCCGTGGTCGGCGAAGCCGTCGGCGTGGACCCGGCCCTGCTGGCCCGCCTGGCCGCTTGGCGGGCCGCCGCCGGCGCGCCGGTTCCCGCCCAGCCCATCTACCTGCGCCGCCCGGACGTGGCGGCGCCCGCGCCGCGTAAGCGCGCCACCCCGTGA
- a CDS encoding HigA family addiction module antidote protein — protein sequence MWATPDRRAAAATLAPNPGAAATPRRHLPQTRISQILAGKRSITPATALRLSKALGLSERYWLNAQDRYDIERERDQHGEEIDQVEVLAAAS from the coding sequence ATTTGGGCAACACCCGACCGCCGTGCGGCGGCGGCCACGCTCGCGCCAAATCCGGGAGCGGCAGCCACGCCGCGACGCCACCTGCCGCAGACCCGGATCAGCCAGATCCTGGCGGGCAAGCGATCGATCACCCCGGCGACAGCGCTGCGGCTGTCCAAGGCGCTCGGCTTGTCAGAGCGTTACTGGCTCAACGCGCAGGACCGCTACGACATTGAACGCGAGCGCGACCAGCACGGGGAGGAGATCGACCAGGTGGAGGTGCTCGCCGCCGCCAGTTGA
- the tsaD gene encoding tRNA (adenosine(37)-N6)-threonylcarbamoyltransferase complex transferase subunit TsaD, with protein sequence MLDDPLVLGIETSCDETGVALARGFELLHDTVASSVEEHARYGGIVPEVASRAHLEAMTPTVQATLRAAGAALADVDAVAVTAGPGLVGSLAVGVATAKALALALGKPLYGVNHVIGHALVDQLVHGAFDGPVLALVVSGGHSSLLVIDGPEVRELGQTLDDAAGEAFDKIGRVLGLPYPAGPHIDRLARGGDPRAIAFPRALTRRQDLEKHPYDFSFSGLKTAAARWIEAAQDEGREVPLGDFAASFAEAVADVLTAKTIAAARAFGLGTVVIGGGFSANSQLRDKAAQRFAEAGLALRIPPVKYCTDNGAMIAAAGAHALRHGLAPSGLGFGADSAMPPTQLVA encoded by the coding sequence GTGCTTGATGACCCTTTGGTGCTTGGGATCGAGACCTCCTGCGACGAGACCGGCGTGGCGCTGGCGCGGGGCTTCGAACTGCTCCACGACACGGTCGCCTCTTCGGTCGAGGAGCACGCCCGCTACGGCGGGATTGTGCCGGAGGTCGCCTCGCGGGCCCATTTGGAGGCGATGACGCCCACGGTCCAAGCCACTCTGCGCGCGGCGGGGGCCGCGTTGGCGGACGTGGACGCGGTGGCTGTGACCGCCGGACCCGGCCTGGTCGGGTCCCTCGCGGTTGGCGTCGCCACCGCGAAAGCCCTCGCGTTGGCCCTGGGCAAGCCTCTTTACGGCGTTAACCATGTGATTGGGCACGCGCTGGTCGACCAGTTGGTCCACGGTGCGTTCGACGGCCCCGTGTTGGCGTTGGTGGTGAGCGGCGGGCATTCGTCGTTGCTCGTCATTGACGGCCCGGAGGTCCGCGAACTGGGCCAGACTTTGGACGATGCCGCCGGGGAGGCCTTCGACAAAATCGGCCGGGTTCTGGGTCTGCCGTACCCAGCCGGCCCGCACATCGACCGGCTGGCGCGCGGCGGCGATCCGCGCGCCATCGCCTTCCCCAGGGCGCTGACCAGGCGGCAAGACCTGGAGAAACACCCCTACGATTTCTCGTTCTCGGGGCTGAAGACCGCAGCGGCCCGGTGGATCGAAGCCGCCCAGGACGAGGGGCGGGAGGTGCCGTTGGGGGACTTCGCGGCATCGTTCGCGGAGGCGGTCGCGGACGTGCTGACGGCCAAGACGATCGCGGCGGCGCGGGCCTTCGGGCTTGGCACGGTGGTGATAGGCGGCGGCTTCTCCGCGAATTCGCAGCTGCGGGACAAGGCCGCCCAGCGCTTCGCGGAGGCGGGCTTGGCGCTCCGCATCCCGCCCGTCAAGTACTGCACCGACAACGGCGCCATGATCGCCGCGGCCGGCGCCCACGCCCTGCGCCACGGCCTGGCGCCGTCCGGGCTTGGTTTCGGCGCGGATTCGGCCATGCCGCCCACCCAACTGGTCGCCTGA